From the Lysinibacillus fusiformis genome, the window AGCTACTTTCAAGGCTGCAAATGAACAGGCGAATTTAATGATTACAACGACCAATACAAAGGATGCCTTTGAACAGTTAATAAACTATAAAGCGGATATGGCCATTTATGGTGGAGGAATGTCTGAAAGACCTAAAGAAATAGAGTGGGAGGAATTATATGAGGATGAATTATGGTTTGTAGTGTCACCAAATAATCGTTATGCACATCAATCTATTACATTAGTTGAAATGTTTCAGGAGCCTTTTATTATGAGAGAAGTAGGGAGTTCGATGAGAGAGCATCTTTTCTCATTATGTCAAACATACCAAGTGAAACCACCAAAAATCGCCCTGCAATTTAATGGCATCAATGAAACAATTCGCTCTGTTATGGCAGGCTATGGTGCAAATTTTATTTCTTCTCTTGCAGTTAGAGAGTACGTAGAGAGTGGGCATTTGGCAAGGGTTTATGTGAAGGATATACATGCTGTCAAACATAAAATTGCGATTTGCACAAGGAATAATGAGAAGCAGAATTTACTTGTACAAAAATTTATTGAAACAATTAAAAATTCCCCCATTTAAAGATTTGTATCTCATGCAAGATGGAAGGAAATTTGTTATATTAGTTATATAACAAATATGGAGCTGATAAACATGTTTATTCAAATAGAACTTCAATCAGATGTACCTATTTATGAGCAGGTGACACGTCAAATTATCGAAGGAATTGCAAGAGGAGAAATGAAACCAGGCGATACTTTACCATCTGTGCGGAGTTTAGCTGCTGATTTAGGTGTCAATATGCATACGGTTAATAAGAGCTATCATGAATTAGAGGCGAAAGGGATTATTACCATTCGACCAAAATCTGGAGCTATTATAAGTTCAACAGAGGAGAGAGCTTTAACACCTGAGCAATTACGACAAATCGAAAAGAATTTGAAACCTGTTGTGGCAGAAGGAATGGTGCTCGGCGCAACAGCTGAACAAATTGAGCACATGATGAAAAAAGTATTCGCTGATTTGCAAATTCCAGCAGAGGGAGTGTAGCAAAATGCTACTTGGTGTTTTTACTACCATTTACATCATGACATTAGCTTTGCAAATAGTGGTTCCTTATATTGTACGAGAGACAATAGTTTTTGGAGTCACTGTGCCTGATCAAAAGATTAAGCATCCCATCTTGGCTCAGTTGAAAAAACAGTATGTTCAATTCGTAGGGGGTACAGGAATAGTATTTCTAATCATCATGATTATTAGTTACAATCAATTAGCTCCTTCTGAATCCATTCAAAGTATTGTTTTATTAAGTTGTTTGTTTAGTATGCTGACAGTGAGTATGGCGGTGTATTGGATAAATCATCAGAAGGTATCAACGTTGAAAAAACAAGAGCAGTGGGGTGTAAATATTAAACAAGTACGGGCAGTGGATTTAACTGCACGAAGCCGTGATGAAATGCTTCCTTGGTCTTTTTTTGCTGTACCGTTAGGAATATCAGTGTTTTTGATCGTTTACACAATACTTCATTACGATCAAATGCCAAATGATATAGCGGTACATTGGGGGCCGAGTGGAGAAGCGGATGCCTGGAGAAACAAGACTTATTTTACGGCTATTTCACTGCCGTTGGTAATGCTAATGATGCAATGTATGATGTGGGGAATTACCGACTCCATTAAACGTTCTGCAATTAAATTAGCTGTAAATCGTAAAGAGGAATCGCTGGAGGATCAGCTAAAAACGCGAAAATACATGAGTTGGCAAATATTACTGATAAGTTATGCATTAACGGCTTTATTAACAATTTTACAATTAAGCAACATCTATCCTTCTATGACGGTAGGCTATAAGCTATTACCAGTATTTATTTTATTATTAGTTGTTTTGCTTGGTTCATTACTTATATATGTTGTGAAAAAGCATAAACACAAAGTACGCTATGAAGCAAATATAGATTCACAGGTAATGGACGTGGATGAGGATCGTTATTGGAAGGGTGGTTTAATTTATATGAATCGACAAGACCCTTCCGTTTTTGTGGAGAAACGCTTTGGGGTAGGATGGACCATGAACCTTGCCAATCCTAGAGGTTATATTGTCATTGGTTTACCTTTTCTCTTATTGCTGTTGATTTCTATATTTTCGTTATAAAATAATAGTAATTTGTGAGGAAAAAATTCGTTCCGTGTGATCGGATTTTTTCTTATTAACTGGAGGTGGGCAGATGAAGATCCTTGTTGTGGATGACGATGTTCATATTTTACAGCTAGTAAATATTTATCTGACAAGGGAAGGTTATCAAGTGTTACTTGCAGAAAATGCACAGCAGGCACTAGCCTTACTTGAAGGGAATCTGCCTGATTTAGCTGTTGTCGATGTCATGATGCCAGGAATGGATGGCTTTACATTAACAGAGTCTTTAACACAGGATTATGACATTCCTGTTTTATTATTAACAGCAAAAGGCGAGCTAGAGGATAAAGAGCGTGGCTTTTTAGCAGGATCTGACGATTATGTTGTTAAGCCCTTCGAACCAAAGGAATTATTATTTCGTATAGCAGCCATTTTGAGGAGATTAGATAAGAAAAATCAAGTAACCATGCAAGTAGGACAATTAATAATTGACCGTCGAAGCTTTGAGGTTGTAATAGGGGAAGATACGCTTGTATTACCTTTAAAGGAATTTGAATTACTGGCTTTGTTAGCGTCACGCCCCCATCAAGTGTTTACGCGTAGCTATATTATGGAGCAAGTATGGGGCTATGACTATGACGGAGATGAGCAAACGTTAAATACACATGTGAAGCGGATTCGCGAAAGATTAAATCGATATGACACGGCTGTTGAAATTACAACAGTACGAGGTGTTGGCTATAAGCTAGAGGAAACAACATGAAAACGTTATATAGTAAATTTGTTATAACAACAATGCTAGTAATGATCGGTAGCTTATGTATTGGCTTTTTGGCAACGAATACCTATTATCATCAAGTCGTAAAAGAAAAAAATGATACGAAAAACGTAAACATAGCACAGGATATTGTGCATTATATTGAGACAGACAAACCAGAAGATTTAAATAGCTATCTGACAACATTGGGCGAAATCGGCTATCAAATTTATGTGACAACAGGTGAAGAGGGGCATTTTTTTGGCGGACAATATCGTGATCAAACATTGTCAGCATCTGTAGTTGAGCATGTTTTAAATGGAGAAACCTATCATGGTATGCGGGATTTCCCTAAAGAAACCTTTGTAACAGGCTTCTTTGCTAACGAATTGATTAATACAATTGGTGTGCCATTTACCTATGAAAACAAGCCCTATGCATTATTCATAAGACCTGATATTCGTTTATTGTTTTCTGAGGTGCATACGATACTTGCTGGATTAATGTTGGTTATGACAGTACTGAGCTTACTTGCCATGCTACTATTTGCTAAAGCATTAATTCGACCCATTACAAAGCTCACGGCAGCAACTCAACAGCTTGCACATGAAAAATTTGATACGGTTTTAGACATTGATCGTGCAGATGAAATTGGTCAATTAGCGGCAAGCTTTAATAGGATGACCGAGAGATTACAGGAAAATGATCGTACACGGAAGGAATTTATTAGTAATGTATCACATGATTTTCAGTCGCCTTTATTAAATATTCAAGGGTATGTCGATTTACTTAAAAATCCTTCCCTTACGGAGCAGGAAAGAAAGGAATACGCAGCAATAATTGAACTAGAAACAAAACGCCTATCTACATTAACCAAGCAATTATTATTATTAACTTCCCTTGATCAATCGACAAGAATCGCAAAACGTGAGCCGTACCGGTTAGATGAACAACTAAAGGAAACAGTGCGAAAATATCGTTGGCAAATGGAAGAGTCACAGCTTCAAATATCATACAAGCTAGAGCAAATTATTTATGATGGCGATGCAGGGCTTTTACAAAATGTGTGGGATAATTTACTGACAAATGCCATTAAATATAATGTAGAGGGTGGGCAAATACATCTGTATTTACAGAAAAAATCCACCTCACTTGAAATCCTAGTTCAGGACAGCGGGATAGGAATGACTGAGGATCAATTAGCAAAAGTATATGACCGTTTTTATCGCGCCGATGCTTCTAGAACCAAGCAAGGGACGGGACTAGGCTTAGCGATTGTCAAACAAATTATTGAGCTACATGGAGGGACTATACAGATGGAAAGTACGATGCATGCGGGTACAAAGGTTTATATCCATCTACCAATTTTGTCATAAGGAGTTCATGTAAAGTTCATATTCACACGATAAACTGCTACTTAGTTGAAACACACATAGGGGGAGTTATCGTATGGAACAAAAGTGGAGCATACGCCTTATTCGATTAGCGGCCATCTTTGCTTTAATCGGCACATATTTAGGTTCACATATGTCGGGATCAGGCAGCTATGAAAATAGACCGATACATGCACATATTTTACTGGTCGGGTGGCTTAGTATGTTTGCCTGGGGTATTTTTTATAGAGCCTTCAAAGTGAAATCACAAAAATTAGTAACTATTCACGGTTGGACAGCCATTATCGGTGTTTTGGGTTTAACGTTAGGCATGTGGTTTTACAATATCAATCCATTTAATTTTGGTAGTACTTTTACATTAGTCTTCTTTATTGTAGGAGGAACTACGCTATTAATTAGCTTCGCTTTATTTATTGTTGTAACATTCATGATTCATCAACAAAAGGATAATATCATCCATTAATAAAACCTACCGTGTCATTCGTGATGCGGTAGGTTTTAAAATGTTTATTTAATATCTTCAAGTGACTTTTTCAGCCATCTTGTAGCCTCTTGATAGTCTTGTGCAACACCATGCCCTTTTTTGTAGAGCATACCAAGCTGGAATTGAGCTTTTTGATGCCCTTGATTAGCAGCTAGTCGATAAAGCTGGGCAGCCTTTGCAAAGTCCTTTGGTACGCCCTGTCCATGAATGTGCATTTGAGCTAATTGGTATTGTGCCTTCACATGTCCTTGTGATGCAGCCTGTTCAATCCATTTAGCTGCCTCTGTGTAATCCTGCTCTACACCTTTACCTTTATCAAATAAATTACCAAGTTGATACTGCGCACCTGCATGGCCTTGAATGGCAGCTAGGCGATAACACCTACGTGCCTCCTCAAGATTCAAGCTAACCCCTAATCCCTGTTCATATAGTAGGCCTAATTGATATTCAGCTTGAATATGTGATTGATCTGTTGCTGCTCGCCACCATTTCACGGCCTCCCTATAATTTATAGGAACGCCTGTGCCTGATGTCAGTAATAGGCCAAGCTCATACTGTGCATCTGCATAGCCTTTTTCAGCCGCAGCCATAAAATACGACATTGCTTTGGCTGGTTCTTGAAGCTGATATACATATAGACGTCCTAGCTCGAAGCCAGCGCTGATATGGCCATTGTCAGCGGCTAGCAGTAGCCACTTTTCTGCTGACACAAGATCCTGTTCTTTTTCATACAGTAGGCCAAGACAGTACTGAGCATTTAAATGTCCTTTATGTGCCGCTAGCTTGAACCATTTTAAAGCTTCTAGATGATCTTTCGTCATTCCTTGCCCAGTGTTGTAGAGCATTGCCAGTTGAAACTCTGCGTTCACATGGTCCTGTAAAGCAGCCATATGAAACCATTTTGCTGCTTCTTCTAGGTTTTGGGGAATACCACGCCCTTTAAGGTGCATATAGCCGAGATTATATTGAGCACTCGCATCTCCTGCTAAGGCAGCCATTTCGAAATAAGTGATGGCCTCTTCATAGTTTTGTTCTACACCTGTGCCATTGTGATAAAGGAAGCCTAGATTGTTTTGCGCGCTTGTATTACCTTGATTGGCTGCTAAGGTATACCACTTGGCTGCTTCGTGAAAGTTCTGAGACATGCCTAACCCTTGATTATAGAGTACCCCTAAATTGTATTGAGCGTCAGCATTCCCTAAATCAGCCGCTATTTGGTAATGACGCACAGCCTCCATATAATCCTGTGTAACACCTTGACCTAGATGAAAAAGTACCCCGAGGCTATAGTGAGCATTTGCGTCATTCTGTGCGGCAGCTCGTTCATACCACATTTTTGCAAGCCTATAGTCTCTTTCCACCCCTCGTCCATGATTGTAAAGAGCACCTAAATTATATTGAGCACTTGCATCTCCGTTATGTGCCGCTACTTCAAACCATTTGGCTGCATGTGTGTAAGCCTCTGGCGATTGATCATGTTGGAGTATGTTTTGATCAAATATTGAAGGAAGCTCTGCAGCGTGAGAGGGAAGGCGTGCTGATCTGAAACTACGATCATAGCGCTTCATAAACCATTCAACAATATCGCTAAGATAATCCAAAACAATTTTAGCTGCTTTGGCTTCCACAATGTCATTACTAGTATGGCTTGTCATTTTATGAATTAAATTCATCAATAAATAAATCCGACGAGGATGAATTTGCGCTACAAAACTTCGATTATTTAATAGCATTCGAACATTTTTGATTTTAGGTTCGGTATGCATTTCCAATCGATAAATCTCATATAAAATTTCCTCTAATACAAGAAGTGACTTTTGTAAAGATTCTGCTGGGGTTGAAATGGCGAGCAAACTAGCATCCTGTAAATTTTTAGCTAACTTTGTGAAGGACAGCTGCCTTAATTTTTGACATTGTTCTTCAAGATTTTCGTAATGCATGACGATAGTACTCACCTCTTTCATTAATTACCTCGGCGTTATTGCAGCTGAACCTTCGCCTTTGCACAGATAAACATTCCGTCCTACGAGCCTTTTTGCAAAGCGCCTCTTTATCTCTTTGTTCATATATCGGAGAAAAATCGATATTATTGATATGTTTTAATGGGATTCATCAGTTGAATTGTTGCTGTGACATGATACTATTTGATATAAGGGAGATTCGTAGCTACGGAGAACCTGTCAGCCTTTAGGTGGGGGATCGAAATGAAAAATATTGCAGCCATTATACCAGCATATAATCCACAACAATCACTCATTACCTATGTACATCAATTATTAGCAACGACCATTACACAAATCATCATTGTCAATGATGGGAGTGATCAAAAATATAAGGATATTTTTGAAAATCTAAATAAAATTGAACGCTGCCAAGTACTACAGCATGACTGCAATATTGGTAAGGGTGGCGCACTTAAGACCGCCTTTGCATATATACGACAACAACAAGCAAGGTGCCATGGTATCCTTACAGTTGGAGCACATGGGCAACATACTTTACAAGATGTAAAGCTTGTCTTAACGATGACAAAGGTGTTTTCAGAAGGGATAGTGCTAGGTGTACGTAACTTTCGTTCAGCTGATAGTACATTCCTTTCTTATTGGGGAAATCGTGCAACAAGCTTATTTTTTGAGTTATTGTATCACAAGAAATTAATGGATACACAAACAGGTTTGCGCTATATTTCGATAAATGAGTTGCCTTGGCTAATGAAGGTAAAAGGTGAACGCTATGATTATGATACAAATATGTTAATTGCTGCACTTAAAAGAAAGTGTCCAATTTTCGAGGTAGAAATTGGGCAATTACGTATAAAGAAGAATTCAATAATCCAGTACGATGAAATAACAAACGCTGGTACCATTATTACGAGAATGCTCATGAATTATTTAAAGCCAAGGAATAGTAATGGCTAGGTTTAAATTTAAAATAATGAGCTAGGATAAAGAATAACCATTACTCATGAGAGCGTAGCGAGTATAAGAGAAGGAGCAATGTTTATGGAATATTCAGATCAAGTAAAAAATCGTGTAAAACGGATGGAAGGACAGCTACGTGGCATTTTGAAAATGATGGAGGAGGAAAAGGACTGTAAGGCAGTCATTACACAATTATCAGCAGTACGCTCTGCTGTAGACCGTACAGTTGGGGTTATTGTCAGTACAAATCTATTGGAATGTGTACAAAATGCTGAAGGGGATGGCGAAAAAATGAATGAGGCCATTCAGGAAGCAGTTAATTTAGTTGTGAAAAGTAGATAGAAGTTATGAATTTGTAATAAGAATACAAAAGACAGTAACTTAGAATTTTATTAAATCAACAAACAAATATTAACAAGCACAATTGGACCCTTAAGTGAGTTCTTTGTGCTTTTTTTGTATATAATGTAAAGAAGACGGTTGGAGGTGAGGAGTTTGTGGAAGAAATTAGCTATAATTGCCATTATTATTATTTTTATTGATCCCATTTATACGGCTGGTAAGGCGGTTGTTCAGCAGGTGGTTGATTGGACAAATAATGATGAAATAGAAACTATGCTTCTTTCAACAAAGGAGAAAATCGTAGATGTTACTGCAAGACTTTCAGATAATGCCTCAATTGAAACAGCCCTACCGATAGAAGATGTACATGAAGCGGAGGTAGCCCCTACAGCTCCACCAATTCAGAAACCTGAAACAAAGTTAGTCGTGACAAATGCCAAGGAAATGGCTGATGCGATGTATGCGTATTATAATAGCTTTTCACCGAAGTTTGAAATTCAATATAAAGGGAATACACAGCGAATTGAACAAATTGTAGAAGAGGCCTATAACAATGCTATTAAACGAGATGACTATGTTTATGGCCATGTAAGTAAACATTCAATTCGATATGAATATGGACGAAATAAAGCAACTATTTTTGGAGAGCAGAGCTATTTAATGACGCCAGAGCAGGCTGCTTATGTAGAGATGAATGTTCAAGAAATCATCGCCAAAATTAGTAAAAAATCTATGACGAATGTAGAAAAGGTAAAGGCTGTCAATGACTTTATTGTTGCCAATACTTCTTATACGGATCAAACGAATTCTAGTCCACATAGTGCTTATACCGTTCTTGCCGAGCATGGGGGAGTATGTCAGGGCTATGCTTTACTTGCTCACTCTATGCTTCAAAAACTGGGTATAGAAACAAAATATATCGTGGGCTATGTAGGTCAAGAGGGACATGCGTGGAATCTTGTGAAGCTGGATGGACAGTGGTATCATCTCGATACGACATGGAATGATCCAGTACCAGATCGTAAGGGTGCAATACGTTACCAATACTTTTTAGTAGATGATCGTACAATGGCGAAGGATCACACGTGGATTGCTGAAGACTACCCGAAGGCAACAAGCACAATGTATAGTTATTACCATGATATTGACTTCCCAGCACAGGCTGGAGACCAATTGTTTTTTAGTAATATTTCAGATGACAATAAGTTATATGTACTTGATATGAAAACTGGTAAGACAAAGCGTGTCACAAATTCTCGTGCACAATATATCGTTTATTCGGATGGCTGGCTCTACTTTAGTAATTATTCCCGAGGGGCGTATTTAACAAAGATTCGTCCAGATGGCAGTGGAGAAGAGGTACTAAATAGGGAGGATACGAAGGATTTATTTATAAAGGATGGCTATCTCTATTTTACGACCAATGAATTGAAGAGAATGGCACTCTAAAACAAGAAAAAAGATGAAGTCAACGGCAGAAAAAGCAACTTGGCAAGGTGAGAGGTTGATTTCCGTTCCGCCAGCGTCCTTTCCAGGGGCGTCCGATGAGCCGCTTCACTCACTAACGTTCGCTCCAGGGTCTCCTCTGTGACGCTAAATCCCCTAGGAGTGACGCTGGCTCCACTCCAATCAACCATGCTGCAAAAGTGTCTTTGCTTTATCTTTCATACTAGCCGTAGTGATCAAAATAGCCCATGATTTGTATAATTAGATAGGCTCTTATTTTCATTGTGTAGTGACAACACCCCTTCATAAAGAGTAGTGAATAACTTCACTTTATTTGAAAACCTTTGCTAAAAAGGTAACACTTTTGTGGGTTGGAGTGGAAGGCTACGTGACTCCCGTGGGATAGCGAGACAGGCAAACTCTAAACGGAGCGGTAGCGGAGGAAGCGATTCGGCGCTCGCCCACAGGAAAGCAAGTAGCCTGCAACGGAATTTCATTTCTACCTTTCAATTGACTGTTTTGTTTTTCAACACTAAGAAAAGGGCAATGACTTATAAACAGTCATATGCCCTTTTTGTACGTTCAATCAGATAAGTAATAGGCTGGTGCTGACAAAATGTAATGTTCACTTGAGGATACATGGAGGTAATTTGCTCTGTGAAAATTTTTAAAATGAGCGGATTATGCTTCATGGCACCACCATTACAATAAAAAGAGAATGGTTCATTCTGATAGTTAATTTTTTTCAATACAGCCCTTGCTAGAAGGACTAGTTCGTGGGCAGCTTGTTGAGATATTTCGATGGCGCAAGGATCTTCTTGCTCGACTGCCTTTGCCACAAAGGAGCCCATCTTGGCCAGTTGTGCATTTGTATAGGAAGGGTGGAATAACCATTCAGCAAGCTCTGTAACATCCTGTATACCTAAAGACTGATAGACAGCTTCCTTTAAGATCGTTGGCCTACCACGACCATCCTCCATTTTAAATATAGCTCTTACGACTTCTTGCCCTAACCAATACCCACTTCCTTCATCGCCAGCCCGATGTCCCCAGCCCCCAGCACGTACAATTCGTTGTCCATTATAGGCATAGGCAATAGCTCCTGTTCCAGCAATGAGTAGTGCACCTGCCTGTCCAGCAGTCACACCTAGTAGTGTGGCCTCTGCATCATTTTCAATAATCAGTGTATCGATTTGTAGCTCTGTGGTCTGAAGAGCGTTTTGAACAATGGCCACTACTGCTGCATGATCCTTAGGAGAATCAATGCCAGCTAATGCAAAGGTAGCTACAGCAATTTGAGAATGAGGGTGCTTTAGCAAAAAAGTTTCAACATTTGCTAAAAGCTCTTGTAAGATTGCTGTAGCTGATTCAACACCAATGGCTTGATAATTAGAGCCCTTAGTGGATGTAGAATATTCAACGTTACCAGATTCAGCATGAACAACTGCACATGCTGTTTTTGTCGCCCCACCATCAATAATCAATAACCATTGTTTCATTGATTCCATTCCTCTAGAAAGGCTGTTAGTTCTTTTTCTGCTTCAATAATAGAGCTTTCCTTTAAGCGAATCCATTCATAAAAATCATGGGCATTCAATCTGGAGCGCTCAAGAGCATCCTTCATAGTAGCTGGAGCGGGACCACCCAGTAATGTTCGCACACCAACAAAAGATTCTGGTTTTAATGTCTTATAGAAATCCTCTTCCGAAATAGTTAATTCGTTGCCCGTAATCAATTTCGATTGTGTGTTTGCAAGACCCCATGTAAGGCTAGCCAATGATTCCTCTCCATGAGCAAGTAGAACTTTAATACATTTACTAACAATACTATGCGCTTGACGGAACGAAATCCCCTCTGAACGTACTAACGTATCAGCGAGCTCAGTGACATTCGCAAAGCTATTCTCCGCGCGATTTTTTAATTTCTTTTTATTAACATCCATTGTAACAACAAGCGAACCAAACAACTCGTAAATGCCAATTAATCGGTCAATGGCGCGCCATAAATAAGGCTGCATATCATCCTCCGTGTCTACGATATCTCCAAACGGTGTATTATGTACCATCTGTAATACAGTGCTTGCATCTCCTACAACCGCAGATAGTAATGAGCGTGTATGTTCTATAGAAACAGGATTACGTTTTTGAGGCATAATAGAGCTTATTTGCACATATGGACTTGCGAGTGTAAACGCATTAAACTCCTGAGTAGCCCATAATAAAAAGTCTTGAGAAGTACGACCTAGATTGAGTGCGGCAAGCTGTACAATACTTGCAGCTTCTGCTATATAATCTGCTCCTGCAACAGCATCCCATGCATTTTCGATAATATCATCGAAGGCAAGTAAATCACGCATACGTTCTCTACTAATATTAAAGCCTGTTGTTGTTAAGGCAGCGGCCCCCATACTACTGCGATTGACCGTTTTATAAACATGCTGCATTCGTTCAAAATCCCGCTCTAGCTGGTCGATGACAGCCTTTAAATAATGAGCGAAGGTTGTAGGCTGGGCCTGCTGTGTATGTGTGTAGCCAATCATAATGGTATCAATATGTTCCTCAGCAGCAGCGATTAAATCATCACGTAATGTTAGTAACTCGCGCATTAATAATAATAATTTTTTCCTTAATGTCATTCGATAGATGGCGATTCCCATATCATTTCGGCTTCTGCCAATGTGAAGATTTCCAGCAACATCACCAGCAAGCTCTATTAATTTATTTTCAATGCGGAAAAATAAATCCTCATATTGGGGACTGTAATCCTCTAAACGATAATAATTTAAGTCTATTTTTTTCAGAGCTATCCCAATTTGTTTTGCTTCATCTTTTTTTACAAGTCCTTGTTCTTCTAACATTTTTAAATGAGCAATATTGATTTGTAGCATGATTGTTAAAAAATTTTTCTTCGCCTCATCATAAGCTGGCTGTAAAACGATTTTTCGATAGATGTTAGAAGGGAATATCATCCCATCTTCCTGCTGTGTTTTGTTGCGAAAATCTTCAAA encodes:
- the argH gene encoding argininosuccinate lyase, which gives rise to MFEDFRNKTQQEDGMIFPSNIYRKIVLQPAYDEAKKNFLTIMLQINIAHLKMLEEQGLVKKDEAKQIGIALKKIDLNYYRLEDYSPQYEDLFFRIENKLIELAGDVAGNLHIGRSRNDMGIAIYRMTLRKKLLLLMRELLTLRDDLIAAAEEHIDTIMIGYTHTQQAQPTTFAHYLKAVIDQLERDFERMQHVYKTVNRSSMGAAALTTTGFNISRERMRDLLAFDDIIENAWDAVAGADYIAEAASIVQLAALNLGRTSQDFLLWATQEFNAFTLASPYVQISSIMPQKRNPVSIEHTRSLLSAVVGDASTVLQMVHNTPFGDIVDTEDDMQPYLWRAIDRLIGIYELFGSLVVTMDVNKKKLKNRAENSFANVTELADTLVRSEGISFRQAHSIVSKCIKVLLAHGEESLASLTWGLANTQSKLITGNELTISEEDFYKTLKPESFVGVRTLLGGPAPATMKDALERSRLNAHDFYEWIRLKESSIIEAEKELTAFLEEWNQ
- a CDS encoding N-acetylglucosamine kinase, whose amino-acid sequence is MKQWLLIIDGGATKTACAVVHAESGNVEYSTSTKGSNYQAIGVESATAILQELLANVETFLLKHPHSQIAVATFALAGIDSPKDHAAVVAIVQNALQTTELQIDTLIIENDAEATLLGVTAGQAGALLIAGTGAIAYAYNGQRIVRAGGWGHRAGDEGSGYWLGQEVVRAIFKMEDGRGRPTILKEAVYQSLGIQDVTELAEWLFHPSYTNAQLAKMGSFVAKAVEQEDPCAIEISQQAAHELVLLARAVLKKINYQNEPFSFYCNGGAMKHNPLILKIFTEQITSMYPQVNITFCQHQPITYLIERTKRAYDCL